Proteins co-encoded in one Actinobacillus succinogenes 130Z genomic window:
- the leuA gene encoding 2-isopropylmalate synthase, whose translation MAQDRVIIFDTTLRDGEQALKASLTVKEKLQIALALERLGVDVMEVGFPVSSAGDFESVQTIAQHVKNSIVCGLSRAVNKDIDAAAEALKAAQRFRIHTFIATSALHVEAKLKRSFDDVVEMAVAAVKRARQYTDDVEFSCEDAGRTGIDNICRVVEAAIDAGATTVNIPDTVGFCLPTEYGNIIHQVMNRVPNIDKAIVSVHCHNDLGMATGNSLTAVLNGARQIECTVNGIGERAGNTALEEVVMGIKTRQDLFGVDTRINTQEIHRVSQMVSQICNMPIQPNKAIVGENAFSHSSGIHQDGMLKNKNTYEIMSPETIGLKKEKLNLTARSGRAAVKGHMADMGYTEQDYDLDKLYDAFLKLADKKGQVFDYDLEALAFIDMQQGDEDRLKLDVITSQTISTLPASAFVQVELDGKRINQTSNGGNGPVDAVYNAIMQIVGMDLKMSHYNLTAKGEGAEALGQVDIVVEYQGRKFHGVGLATDIVESSALALVHAINAIYRSQKVADLTKDLKR comes from the coding sequence ATGGCTCAAGATCGCGTCATTATTTTCGACACCACTTTGCGTGATGGCGAACAAGCATTAAAAGCAAGTTTAACCGTAAAAGAAAAATTGCAGATCGCCTTAGCATTGGAACGTTTGGGCGTAGACGTAATGGAAGTGGGATTCCCGGTTTCCTCTGCAGGAGATTTCGAATCCGTACAAACCATCGCGCAACACGTAAAAAACAGTATTGTTTGCGGACTTTCCCGGGCGGTGAACAAAGATATCGATGCGGCGGCGGAAGCCTTGAAAGCGGCGCAACGTTTCCGTATTCATACCTTTATCGCCACCTCTGCGTTACACGTAGAAGCCAAATTAAAGCGTTCTTTCGATGATGTGGTGGAAATGGCGGTCGCCGCGGTAAAACGCGCCCGCCAATACACCGACGATGTAGAATTTTCTTGCGAAGACGCCGGACGTACGGGAATTGACAATATTTGCCGGGTGGTTGAAGCCGCTATCGATGCGGGCGCAACCACTGTGAATATTCCTGATACCGTAGGTTTCTGCTTACCGACGGAATACGGCAATATCATTCATCAGGTAATGAACCGCGTACCGAATATCGACAAAGCGATAGTTTCCGTTCACTGCCATAACGATTTGGGTATGGCGACGGGCAATTCATTAACCGCAGTATTAAACGGTGCGCGCCAAATCGAATGTACCGTCAACGGTATCGGCGAACGAGCGGGAAATACCGCCCTTGAAGAAGTCGTGATGGGAATAAAAACCCGTCAGGATTTATTTGGTGTAGACACCCGCATTAACACTCAGGAAATTCACCGTGTCAGCCAAATGGTCAGCCAAATTTGTAATATGCCGATTCAACCGAACAAAGCTATCGTGGGCGAAAATGCGTTTTCTCATTCATCGGGTATTCACCAAGACGGTATGCTGAAGAACAAAAATACCTACGAAATTATGTCGCCCGAAACTATCGGTCTGAAAAAAGAGAAATTGAATTTAACCGCTCGTTCCGGCCGTGCGGCGGTGAAAGGCCATATGGCGGATATGGGTTACACCGAGCAGGATTACGATTTGGATAAATTATACGACGCATTCTTGAAACTGGCGGATAAAAAAGGTCAGGTATTCGATTACGATTTAGAAGCGCTTGCCTTTATCGATATGCAGCAAGGGGATGAAGATCGTTTGAAGTTGGACGTTATCACATCGCAAACCATCAGCACGCTTCCCGCATCGGCATTTGTTCAAGTAGAATTGGACGGCAAACGCATTAATCAAACTTCAAACGGCGGAAACGGACCGGTGGATGCAGTGTATAACGCCATTATGCAAATTGTAGGTATGGACTTGAAAATGTCTCATTACAATCTCACAGCAAAAGGCGAAGGCGCCGAAGCTCTCGGACAAGTGGATATTGTGGTAGAATATCAAGGTCGAAAATTCCACGGAGTGGGCTTGGCAACGGATATAGTCGAGTCCTCGGCACTGGCATTAGTTCATGCTATCAATGCCATTTACCGTTCGCAAAAAGTCGCGGATTTAACGAAAGATTTAAAGCGTTAA